A single Watersipora subatra chromosome 7, tzWatSuba1.1, whole genome shotgun sequence DNA region contains:
- the LOC137399234 gene encoding acylphosphatase-2-like, with amino-acid sequence MATSKLHSFDFEVFGKVQGVFFRRETQKKAAKLGVCGWVMNTQTMTVVGTAQGSKEMLQQMKHWLSKVGSKRSRISKCDIKNERTLSALEFSDFSVRV; translated from the exons ATGGCAACTAGCAAACTACATAGCTTTGATTTTGAAGTTTTTGGAAAGGTCCAAG GTGTTTTCTTCCGACGG GAAACACAAAAGAAGGCAGCAAAGCTAGGTGTTTGCGGATGGGTGATGAACACACAGACTATGACAGTGGTTGGTACAGCCCAGGGATCAAAGGAAATGCTGCAACAGAT GAAACACTGGCTCTCCAAAGTCGGAAGCAAGCGCTCAAGGATATCAAAATGTGACATCAAAAATGAACGTACACTATCAGCGTTAGAATTTTCTGATTTCTCAGTGCGAGTATAA
- the LOC137400703 gene encoding glutamate-rich protein 6B-like produces MDCYDKNTYLDGNGHYDEYTYLDEEGNYDKNTYLDGNGHYDEYTYLDEEGNYDKNTYLDGEHHCDKSTYLDEERHCDKSTYLDENGHYDEYTYLDEEGSYDKSTYLDGNGHSDENTYLDEEGNYDEDTYLDGESCYEEDNG; encoded by the coding sequence ATGGACTGTTATGACAAGAATACTTACCTTGATGGAAATGGTCATTATGATGAGTATACTTACCTTGATGAAGAGGGTAATTATGACAAGAATACTTACCTTGATGGAAATGGTCATTATGATGAGTATACTTACCTTGATGAAGAGGGTAATTATGACAAGAATACTTACCTTGATGGAGAGCATCATTGTGACAAGAGTACTTACCTTGATGAAGAGCGTCATTGTGACAAGAGTACTTACCTTGATGAAAATGGTCATTATGATGAGTATACTTACCTTGATGAGGAGGGTAGTTATGACAAGAGCACTTACCTTGATGGAAATGGTCATTCTGATGAGAATACTTACCTTGATGAAGAGGGAAATTATGATGAGGATACTTACCTTGATGGAGAGAGTTGTTATGAGGAGGATAATGGCTAG